The following coding sequences lie in one Vanacampus margaritifer isolate UIUO_Vmar chromosome 16, RoL_Vmar_1.0, whole genome shotgun sequence genomic window:
- the slc7a3a gene encoding solute carrier family 7, member 3, with product MAGKLSQFCTKLLRRRTLDFSNEETRFARCLSTLDLIALGVGSTLGAGVYVLAGEVAREKAGPAIVLCFLIAALSSMLAGLCYAEFGARVPKTGSAYLYSYVTVGEIWAFITGWNLILSYVIGTASVARAWSSTFDNLVEQKISVFFKAAMTMKVPGNVLAEYPDLFALILVLLLTGLLAFGVSESALVNKIFTAINLVVLGFVIISGFVKGDTSNWNLTLDNYTAFLNQSNSSNVEKQFGTGGFAPFGLPGVLSGAATCFYAFVGFDCIATTSEEAKNPMRSIPIGIVASLLICFFAYFGVSAALTLMMPYYQLNTQSPLPEAFTYVGWAPARYIVAVGSLCALSTSLLGSMFPMPRVIYAMAEDGLLFRALSRMNARTKTPLLATIVSGVVAALMAFLFDLAALVDLMSIGTLLAYSLVAICVLILRYQPGTLPSSSQTEKLMELVEGEKLAVSGGDSGDEFTENEERPLREAFTFKLLFSPSSKTPTHASGNIVYITTAVISVLITVLCIILANCLPKLLAGDGLVVASCAVLALMCAGCLIVICRQPESKEALTFKVPLLPWLPLFSVFVNIYLMMQLDKSTWCRFTVWMVIGFAIYFLYGLKNSSANRSSPRRYEPALQSKSPIYKGAPDDSDAEGANSP from the exons ATGGCCGGCAAGCTGTCCCAATTCTGCACCAAGCTGCTCCGTCGCCGCACGCTGGACTTCTCCAACGAGGAGACGCGTTTCGCCCGCTGCCTGTCCACCCTGGACCTCATCGCCTTGGGGGTGGGCTCCACGCTGGGCGCCGGCGTCTACGTGCTGGCCGGCGAGGTGGCCCGCGAGAAGGCCGGGCCCGCCATCGTCCTCTGCTTCCTCATCGCCGCGCTCTCCTCCATGTTGGCGGGCCTGTGCTACGCCGAGTTCGGCGCCCGCGTGCCCAAGACGGGCTCGGCGTACCTCTACAGCTACGTGACGGTCGGGGAGATCTGGGCGTTCATCACCGGCTGGAATCTCATCCTTTCTTACGTCATTG GTACTGCAAGTGTGGCGCGCGCATGGAGCTCCACTTTTGACAACCTGGTGGAGCAGAAGATCTCGGTCTTCTTCAAAGCCGCCATGACCATGAAGGTGCCCGGCAACGTGTTGGCCGAGTACCCGGACCTGTTTGCGCTCATTCTGGTGCTCCTGCTCACAG GACTGCTGGCCTTCGGCGTGAGCGAGTCGGCGCTGGTCAACAAGATCTTCACGGCCATCAACCTGGTGGTGCTGGGCTTCGTCATCATCTCGGGTTTCGTCAAGGGCGACACCAGCAACTGGAACCTCACGCTGGACAACTACACGGCGTTCCTCAACCAAAGCAACAGCAGCAA TGTGGAGAAACAATTTGGGACCGGCGGTTTTGCCCCATTTGGTCTCCCCGGCGTCCTGTCTGGCGCCGCCACCTGCTTCTACGCTTTTGTTGGCTTTGACTGCATCGCCACCACAA GCGAGGAGGCCAAGAACCCCATGCGCTCCATCCCCATCGGCATCGTGGCCTCGCTGCTCATCTGCTTCTTCGCCTACTTCGGCGTGTCGGCGGCGCTCACCCTGATGATGCCCTACTACCAGCTGAACACTCAGAGCCCCCTGCCCGAGGCCTTCACCTACGTGGGCTGGGCCCCCGCCCGCTACATCGTGGCGGTGGGCTCGCTCTGCGCGCTGTCCACCAGCCTGCTGGGCTCCATGTTCCCCATGCCCCGCGTCATCTACGCCATGGCCGAGGACGGCCTGCTGTTCCGCGCGCTGTCCAGGATGAACGCTCGCACCAAGACGCCGCTGCTGGCCACCATCGTGTCGGGCGTCGTCGCCG CTCTGATGGCCTTTCTGTTTGACCTGGCAGCTCTGGTTGACCTCATGTCCATCGGAACGTTGTTGGCGTATTCGCTGGTGGCCATTTGTGTTCTCATCCTCAG GTACCAGCCAGGCACGTTGCCGTCATCCAGCCAGACGGAGAAGCTGATGGAGCTGGTGGAAGGCGAGAAACTGGCCGTGAGCGGCGGCGACAGCGGCGACGAGTTCACCGAGAATGAGGAGAGGCCCCTGAGGGAGGCTTTCACCTTCAAGCTGCTCTTCTCCCCCAGCTCAAAAACCCCCACGCACGCCTCCGGCAATATCGTCTACATAACCACCGCCGTCATCT ccGTCCTCATCACCGTCCTGTGCATCATCCTGGCCAACTGTCTGCCGAAGTTGCTGGCTGGCGACGGACTCGTGGTGGCGTCTTGCGCCGTTTTGGCTCTGATGTGCGCCGGCTGCCTCATTGTCATCTGCAGGCAGCCCGAGAGCAAAGAGGCGCTGACCTTCAAG GTTCCTCTGCTTCCTTGGCTGCCCCTGTTCAGCGTCTTCGTCAATATCTACCTCATGATGCAGCTGGACAAAAGCACGTGGTGTCGCTTCACCGTCTGGATGGTCATTG